The DNA sequence GTTCAAGTTGTCTTCATCGATTGCAGCCATAGTACTCTTTGTAACACTAGTTGCAATACTTGCCTGTTCAAGAAATTTCCAATATAGTACAAGATAAAACTTTTGTCAATTGTTTTAAATGGAAAGTTATCATTTATATTAAGGGCGTGTTTAGATAAATGATTTTAAGAGGGAAAAACTTGGTTCCTATATATTTGATGAATTTGGTAATGATCAAGCTTCGAAAAACGTGTGTATTTAATTCACCCTTTCTTAGAACTCATGTTTTCTAAAGTTATGAGGAACTAaatccatgtttttttttttaagtttgaagAACAAATTCATCTACATGAAAGTATATGAACCTTGTTGACAACATTTGactgaaagtataaaaattaaactcatttttttctttcattaaatattttttcagtgcataaattctttttttttcaaatgagaATTTAGTCATAAAATCAGCTCTGAATCATACTAGAACAAGTTTAAAaacttgtgaaaaaaaaatcccctccatatttaaaatattaatgtcaCTCCCGGTAAAGTATGTATCGTctccattttatttatttcccgGAAAGCTTatgaaatgaaagaaatgaaggaaaaaaaagcaaGCAGAGATGATTCATTCccataaaataaaagaacaaggCACAATGTACTTTcataactaaataattttttcaaacacCATCAAACATTCCCTCAATATATAACAAGATATTTAAAATGCATATTGAATTACCTTTATATCTGGAATATCATTAACTGAAGCACctgcatttttcaactttttgtggtcaatatttttttggcttATACTGTTAATTTGATGACGTCTAGAAAGGAAGTAATATACAATACACAGAAACACATATACTAcaccaaaatcaaattaaagaaaataccttTAGGGTTCAAGCGAGCAGTGGATAGACAGGCAGCACAAAGAAATACAAGCACAACACAAGCACTTTTCTTGATTAGCACCATGACAGTCTCAGTTAAACTTGTACAATTACTCTTCCTTTCTGAAGGTAATGTTTGCCCTAAAAATCAAATTGCGTAAAAGAGAAATCACTTCAAAAGGGTAACATTTCATTTATAGCAAGTGCTCTAATGAGAAAAACCCAAGTCAAAATTAACCTACGCGTATTCATTCCAATGAATTAAGCCCATGTGATCAAATTTAAAGTATTCATACCTATAAAATCCAAGGGTACGTAGCTTTACACGTTTATAGAAGCTATCGTTCCAACAGCTAGACCTTTTCGAATGTTCAAACACAGTAATATATAGTATTTCAAATGcttgtgaaataaaattatttcccaATCCCGATAATTGCAACTTTAATGAATCCCCAATTCTAATGTTGGTAAAAtgtatatgtttttagtttttataaatatgtcCTTTTGTTGGTCTTCCCAAAACACTTTTTCATTGATTTTGATTCtcattctaaaatttaatttttggataAACTTGGGATATCTTTCGGTCAAAAATCAAAAACTAATTAGGCAATGGATTTATTTAATGACTAACTTCTTTTAAcacaaaattttttatatgcatGAATCTCTAAATACATGTTTAAGGGAAAAAATTATGTGTTAATTATGTTacattatgttaaaatttataaaaatattttttttcattatttaatgtTGATGCCATATTCATCTAACTAAAatatctcatatatatatatatatattaatttaaattattttttatgtaatatgaTTAATTGCATGACACGTTATTACTAAGTAGCAAtggaaaagttatttttaaaatgaaaaataatgcaaaaaaattgcgtggccaaaagaaaaaaaaaacaacatattcatacaaattaaaaagatatttaattataaatatcagaataaaaaaattaaaaagaagctTTGAAGTTTTCAATGTGAATTTGTGGTCCAAAGAATGTATGGAACAGTGCCATGAGAGTTTAAGAGAGGCTAAAAAACACCACGTAGTGCCACCATTCTTGGGATAGGAGAAGAGTTCACAAAAGCTAGGTTGACAAGAAAAGATAGTGTTACTCGTGATAACGTGGAATGGAAGCTATGTGTGTTTTGCGTTTGTCTACCACCATGTAATCAACGAGAAGAAAAGCTATGTGCTTTAATTTGCCGAGGCAGGTACAGTACGTAAAACAATGTGATCGGTGAATATTAAAATTAGGATACTACATTTCCCATATAAAAGAACATGGTAATTTTGCAGTTCAAGGTTACACCTTTGGTGACCGAATACAAGTTACTAAGTACGTACTAACTACCCATGTTTGaattcacccaaaaaaaaaaaaaaccc is a window from the Glycine max cultivar Williams 82 chromosome 2, Glycine_max_v4.0, whole genome shotgun sequence genome containing:
- the LOC100818175 gene encoding protein GOLVEN 5, with translation MVLIKKSACVVLVFLCAACLSTARLNPKGASVNDIPDIKASIATSVTKSTMAAIDEDNLNRPSEKRLMSKSGKVISAPNVEAKRNNARSCLSDEVNEDPLAFTADYRRPVHHPPKNNK